A region from the Plutella xylostella chromosome 6, ilPluXylo3.1, whole genome shotgun sequence genome encodes:
- the LOC105381896 gene encoding chymotrypsin-2, with protein sequence MIYFFSVFFSVLLAQSLAFSTSRLVGGNEAAKPHGRYQASLQNLSNYHVCGGAVITEQHVLTVAHCVHNASPEYVYLIVGTNNLQQGPRTAYNVSSIIEHEYYNATSRLNDIAIVKSSGSFDLKFTDILPLYPLELQEGDPLMLTGFGAFEPHGDSSSILYMLNMQVFSQSTCKYAMRYTKEVADTMFCTFQEKGSGTCHGDSGGPILKDNQLAGLISWGIPCAVGFPDVHTRINHYIPWIHDKIIPAK encoded by the exons atgatttatttttttagtgtatttttttctgtattaCTTGCACAAAGCTTAG CATTTTCAACTTCAAGACTAGTTGGTGGAAACGAAGCAGCTAAGCCTCATGGAAGATATCAAGCATCATTGCAAAATTTGTCAAACTATCACGTTTGTGGTGGTGCAGTTATTACCGAGCAGCATGTGCTAACAGTAGCTCattgtgttcataa tgCATCTCCAGAATATGTTTACCTCATTGTTGGTACAAATAATCTTCAGCAAGGACCACGGACAGCATACAATGTATCTTCAATAATAGAACACGAATACTATAATGCGACATCACGTCTAAATGACATCGCCATTGTCAAGTCCAGCGGATCgtttgatttaaaatttactgATATACTTCCTCTTTACCCCCTTGAGCTACAAGAAGGTGACCCGTTGATGTTGACAGGATTTGGAGCATTTGAG CCTCATGGTGACTCAAGCTCGATATTATACATGTTAAACATGCAAGTTTTTAGTCAATCAACCTGTAAATACGCTATGAGGTACACTAAAGAAGTAGCAGATACTATGTTCTGCACGTTTCAGGAAAAAGGCAGCGGCACTTGTCAT GGTGACTCTGGAGGGCCGATTCTAAAGGACAATCAACTAGCTGGACTCATATCGTGGGGTATCCCATGTGCAGTAGGATTTCCGGATGTTCACACCAGGATAAACCACTACATTCCATGGATCCACGATAAGATCATTCCAGCTAAATAG
- the LOC105381942 gene encoding uncharacterized protein LOC105381942 yields the protein MTMKYLSSAVQSRFSASSRIHSFEKAVEELVYNALDANATSIAIRLHIEEHSIQVIDNGDGISKEDMNHVGKRYMTSKTVDLTTLKASPQSYGFQGQSLASLVEVSRVVNITSKTDQSEDTWEKSFQKGKEKDVLPSATRPSKGTTVNIKGFLYNLKIQKQAVNSLREIQNIKSFLECISLVHNNVSISLRDNSKNEIIFQVNKCRNIYQTLATIFSLEKDKILEFRVEKKCYGVTAYMGKVVSEENENHWIYLNGRFMPQCNLHHILDSNIAKLFNLKKQIKTKKLLKTAYPEDEDVFKKHIPFYYVFITCPYDDYDFNTTSKQNTVEFKNWNEVTKLLEKLVQFYSGNITTKENKIQTDQIGNKMESDTRDEVKKIMDRILKSNSRKLGISQLQNGVKGKIVKRCKKKNNNSSMKKNIDTSNQNQENSDLINTADEKIDPDVNAILPIPIATSSKLVQTELTPNLKRQQSNKKGIMNKRRIEKNIPKEIGLNTNIKHQIAKQTPKAFTRHSDVLIRAFQHANSTMKKRCKLLSKNINKLQPFRKTRKNEVFSQYTIKTKNQHITVRKRVGKFVVHNVPAMPPKFEEITDEFLKKPVDKNLISSKDLLQTILPTQKQSMKNGKEVGTYTPKTPCRNPEFKKHKYVEKNKETAIAPIKIMEVNELSCHGAQLTYDSHSYTKHATVDSHIGNSVDVMSGIVNTRFITKTSRENFIGETDKSNLLQTKSKRNKSKKKQAVKYNTVKASVINELNQMKNSSYAIEFSNCDMDQSHNHYTKHMDKFLNCRDGSDISNLLPDLLQNGTYSLNRFSVFSERIEKSCRRFESSDFVENSYNATYTIHQYEEKQHHVPESNYPPIESISPNTEETEKDAMNKDNYEPNSQNDVNPLNICETVLSSSSMHYEAPGSMLTENELIDLLNHQNTISNIQNESKSVVPNEDNYVKDGVIGDILSLPSDAMATCNAVEETSHHFNESKHTINKCASDKITYENVDQIRSPDYTTKTCNDMDEPGIIKTFKIDGNILRIHKETGMILQNEVDDIQNNFKINVINRPRFVPKGMSQILGNRRIIPAMDYYLDEDYFHENLYNEFNEAVETNTEIFEPNIDYVNNTTTKDNVKVNQKLSKDNASLNFDAVNLRAAELQGQVDDKFIAATIKGKTGQSGDLRKYLVLFDQHAVHERIRLESNLAEYMSNNEWKSVDLDEISIKLKPDEIHYLHNYKDKFAQLGLKWKTVDESEISITGIPQAIIGNNTRQVDIIMKSAKNLILEEIEAIKSQKGSICLYPKSIMNLVFSEACRYAIKFGDKLSQTECTKLLRDLSECKTPFQCAHGRPVMAVITELKNRKAEYKINFTKVADFKRNLGKL from the exons atgaCAATGAAATATCTTTCTTCTGCTGTTCAGTCGCGATTCAGTGCATCCTCACGAATACATTCTTTCGAAAAAGCAGTTGAGGAactg GTTTACAATGCATTGGATGCAAATGCCACTTCCATTGCTATTCGTTTACACATTGAAGAGCATTCAATACAAGTTATAGACAATGGAGATGGTATCTCAAAAGAAGACATGAACCATGTTGGAAAGAGATACATGACCAGCAAAACTGTTGACTTAACAACACTGAAGGCATCACCCCAGTCTTATGGATTTCAAGGGCAGTCCTTGGCTAGTTTAGTTGAAGTATCCCGGGTTGTAAATATTACATCCAAAACTGATCAGTCTGAAGATACTTGGGAGAAGTCATTTCAAAAAGGCAAAGAAAAGGATGTATTGCCTTCTGCTACCAGACCATCAAAGGGTACCACG GTAAACATAAAAGGCTTCCTTTACAACCTCAAAATCCAGAAACAGGCAGTGAACTCACTGAGggaaatacaaaatattaaaagtttccTGGAGTGCATATCTTTGGTTCACAACAATGTATCAATCAGTTTAAGAGACAACTCAAAAAATGAGATAATATTTCAAGTCAATAAATGCAGAAATATTTATCAAACCTTAGCTACTATTTTCTCATTAGAAAAGGATAAAATACTGGAGTTCAGAGTTGAAAAGAAGTGTTATGGAGTGACAGCCTATATGGGAAAAGTAGTATCTGAAGAGAATGAAAATCATTGGATCTATTTGAATGGCAGGTTTATGCCACAATGTAATTTGCACCATATTCTGGATTCCAATATAGCAAAGTTATTCAATTTGAAGAAGCAAATTAAAACTAAGAAATTATTGAAG ACAGCATATCCAGAAGacgaagatgtttttaagaaacatATTCccttttattatgttttcatcACATGCCCATATGATGACTATGACTTCAATACTACATCTAAACAAAACACGGTAGAGTTTAAAAATTGGAATGAAGTAACTAAACTGTTAGAAAAACTTGTCCAATTCTACAGTGGAAATATAACaactaaagaaaataaaattcaaactgATCAAATTGGTAACAAAATGGAATCTGACACTCGAgatgaagtaaaaaaaataatggatAGAATACTGAAAAGTAATTCAAGAAAACTGGGCATTTCACAGTTGCAAAATGGAGTGAAAG GAAAAATAGTGAAAAGGTGTAAAAAGAAGAATAACAATTCGtctatgaaaaaaaacatcgaTACTAGTAACCAAAACCAAGAAAACTcagatttaataaatactgCCGACGAAAAAATAGATCCAGACGTGAACGCAATTTTACCAATACCAATAGCAACTTCCAGTAAACTCGTGCAAACAGAGCTTACCCCCAATCTTAAAAGACAGCAATCTAATAAGAAGGGAATAATGAACAAAAGGCgaatcgaaaaaaatataccaaaagAAATAGGTCTCAATACTAATATCAAACATCAAATCGCAAAACAAACACCAAAAGCTTTCACCCGACACTCTGATGTTTTGATTAGAGCCTTTCAGCATGCTAATTCTACAATGAAGAAACGTTGCAAGTTACTAAGCAAGAACATTAATAAATTGCAACCATTTAGAAAAACAAGGAAGAATGAAGTATTTAGTCAATACACTATAAAGACAAAGAACCAACATATCACTGTTAGGAAAAGAGTTGGAAAATTTGTTGTTCATAACGTCCCAGCAATGCCCCCAAAATTTGAGGAAATAACTGATGAATTTTTGAAGAAACCTGTTGAcaagaatttaatttcatctaAAGATCTCTTACAGACTATTTTGCCAACCCAAAAACAATCAATGAAAAATGGTAAAGAAGTCGGTACTTACACACCGAAAACTCCGTGCCGAAATCCAGAATTCAAGAAACATAAATATGtcgaaaaaaataaagagaCTGCTATCGcaccaataaaaataatggaaGTTAACGAACTAAGTTGCCATGGAGCACAATTAACATATGACAGTCACAGTTATACAAAACATGCCACAGTAGATTCGCATATCGGTAACTCTGTGGATGTCATGTCTGGAATTGTTAATACTcgatttataacaaaaacatcaAGAGAAAACTTTATAGGAGAAACTGATAAAAGTAATCTCCTCCAGACTAAATCTAAACGAAATAAATCAAAGAAGAAGCAGGCTGTTAAGTACAATACAGTCAAAGCCTCAgttataaatgaattaaatcaAATGAAAAATTCCTCGTATGCAATAGAATTTTCCAATTGTGATATGGACCAAAGCCACAACCATTACACGAAACATATGGATAAATTTCTCAATTGTAGAGATGGGAGTGACATTTCAAATCTCTTACCAGACCTCTTGCAAAATGGGACTTACAGTTTAAATAGATTTTCAGTTTTTTCGGAACGAATCGAGAAAAGCTGCCGTAGGTTTGAATCTTCTGATTTTGTGGAAAATTCCTATAACGCCACATATACTATTCACCAATATGAGGAAAAACAACACCATGTGCCGGAATCGAACTATCCCCCCATAGAAAGTATCTCGCCGAATACTGAAGAAACCGAAAAAGACGCTATGAATAAAGATAACTATGAACCAAATTCCCAAAATGATGTGAACCCATTAAATATTTGTGAGACCGTACTAAGTTCTTCCTCTATGCATTACGAGGCTCCTGGTTCAATGCTTACTGAAAATGAACTTATAGATTTGTTGAATCATCAGAACACCATCAGCAACATTCAAAATGAATCAAAAAGCGTTGTCCCTAATGAAGATAATTATGTTAAGGATGGAGTAATTGGTGAT ATACTTTCATTGCCATCCGACGCAATGGCTACATGTAATGCTGTTGAAGAAACCTCTCACCATTTTAATGAATCGAAGCATACAATCAATAAATGTGCTTCTGATAAAATAACATATGAAAACGTCGATCAAATTAGAAGCCCTGATTATACAACAAAAACATGTAATGATATGGATGAACCTGGCatcataaaaacatttaagatAGATGGGAACATTTTGCGTATCCATAAAGAAACTGGTATGATTCTTCAAAATGAAGTGGATGATATCCAAAACAATTTCAAAATCAATGTAATAAATAGGCCTCGATTTGTTCCTAAAG GTATGTCACAAATACTTGGAAATCGCCGGATAATTCCTGCAATGGATTATTATTTGGACGAAGATTACTTTCATGAA AATTTATACAATGAATTTAATGAAGCAGTAGAAACAAACACCGAAATATTTGAACCTAACATTGATTACGTCAATAATACCACTACCAAAGATAACGTCAAAGTAAACCAGAAGTTATCGAAGGATAATGCATCATTGAACTTTGATGCAGTCAACTTAAGAGCAGCCGag TTACAAGGACAAGTAGATGACAAGTTTATCGCAGCTACAATCAAAGGCAAGACGGGTCAATCGGGAGATTTGAGGAAATACCTGGTGCTATTTGACCAACATGCTGTACATGAACGAATTAGACTGGAGAGCAATCTTGCTG AATACATGTCAAACAATGAGTGGAAGAGTGTAGATCTGGATGAAATAAGTATTAAATTGAAACCCGATGAAATACATTATCTTCATAACTATAAAGATAAATTCGCCCAACTTGGATTAAAATGGAAGACAGTTGATGAAAGTGAAATAAGTATTACTGGAATACCGCAAGCTATTATTGGAAACAATACTAGACAG GTCGATATCATAATGAAATCCGCGAAGAACCTGATTCTAGAAGAAATAGAAGcgataaaatcacaaaaaggATCTATTTGCTTGTATCCTAAATCAATCATGAATCTAGTGTTTAGCGAG GCCTGCAGATACGCTATAAAGTTTGGGGACAAACTCTCTCAGACAGAATGTACGAAGCTTCTGAGAGACTTGTCGGAATGTAAGACTCCTTTTCAATGCGCCCACGGCAGGCCAGTTATGGCTGTTATAACGGAGTTAAAGAATAGGAAAGCAGAATATAAG ATAAACTTCACTAAAGTTGCAGACTTCAAAAGAAACTTGGGAAAGTTATAA